One window from the genome of Crassostrea angulata isolate pt1a10 chromosome 2, ASM2561291v2, whole genome shotgun sequence encodes:
- the LOC128171017 gene encoding uncharacterized protein LOC128171017, protein MRFPLPIGFMRWLEDEEMKNFDITTIPIDGRCGYTLEVDLEYPQELHDDHNCYPLAPEHKIVHDEELSPYSQQLWEELHAADGLTMRRRGKTSKLIPTLEDKKHYILHYRNLQLYLSLGMKMSHIHRVLEYKQEPWLMNYIDFNSKKRQNAKNDFEKDFFKLMNNAVFGKTMENLRNRVDIKLVHTEKKLKKLCAKPSFDRFKIFNEDLVGVENKKVKLLLNKPVYIGQTILDLSKLVMYDFHYSFMKKMYGDQIRLLFTDTDSLMYEIETPDLDGDLAKRRELFDLSNYPPSHPLHDNSNKKVVLKFKNETAGVPVQEFVGLRPKMYSLLLNNGDEKKTAKGVSKSVIKNQLKHSLYRDCLLNKSKCSHDMTLIRSDNHELYCDKINKTSLSCFDDKRFVKACGIDTLAYGHYDIQTLKNLTDLFTC, encoded by the exons ATGCGTTTCCCCTTACCCATTGGATTCATGCGTTGGTTAGAGGATGAAGAAATGAAGAATTTTGACATCACTACAATACCTATCGATGGTCGATGTGGTTATACTTTAGAGGTCGATCTAGAGTATCCACAAGAGCTGCACGATGATCATAATTGTTACCCTCTAGCCCCCGAACACAAGATTGTGCATGACGAGGAACTTTCTCCTTACAGTCAACAGCTATGGGAAGAACTGCATGCTGCAGACGGACTCACAATGCGAAGGCGTGGAAAAACTTCCAAACTCATTCCAACATTAGAAGATAAAAAGCATTACATCCTTCATTATAGAAATTTACAACTTTACTTATCGTTGGGAATGAAAATGTCTCATATACATCGAGTTTTAGAATATAAACAAGAACCCTGGTTGATGAATTACATCGATTTCAATTccaaaaaaagacaaaatgctAAGAACGACTTTGAGAAggacttttttaaattaatgaacaaTGCCGTATTTGGTAAAACTATGGAGAACCTTCGAAATCGTGTTGATATCAAATTAGTCCATACAGAAAAGAAACTGAAGAAATTATGTGCCAAACCCTCATTCGATCGTTTCAAGATTTTCAACGAAGACTTAGTAGGAgttgaaaacaaaaaagtcaAACTTCTCCTGAACAAACCCGTGTACATTGGACAAACCATACTGGATTTATCCAAACTTGTCATGTATGATTTCCATTACAGcttcatgaaaaaaatgtatgggGATCAAATTCGCTTATTATTCACAGACACAGACAGCTTGATGTACGAAATAGAAACTCCTGATTTAGATGGAGATCTAGCTAAACGTAGAGAACTATTTGACTTATCTAACTATCCACCTAGTCACCCACTTCATGACAACTCAAATAAGAAGGTGGTGTTGAAGTTCAAGAATGAAACTGCAG gtGTTCCGGTACAAGAATTCGTGGGGCTGCGTCCGAAGATGTATTCCTTGCTGTTAAACAACGGGGATGAGAAGAAGACGGCTAAGGGAGTGTCGAAATCTGTCATTAAAAATCAGTTAAAACATTCATTGTATAGAGACTGTTTGCTGAACAaatccaaatgtagtcatgataTGACTCTCATCCGCAGTGACAACCACGAACTCTATTGTGATAAGATCAACAAAACCTCATTATCGTGTTTTGATGACAAACGATTTGTTAAGGCATGTGGTATTGACACTCTAGCATATGGACACTATGATATACAAACTCTAAAGAATTTAACTGATTTGTTTACctgttaa